In the Plasmodium chabaudi chabaudi strain AS genome assembly, chromosome: 13 genome, one interval contains:
- a CDS encoding PRELI domain-containing protein, putative, whose amino-acid sequence MKNFEQEHMYHYDWGTVTAAYWNKYPNLVQNHIKCIDVIDRKIDIDNQTLKLKRIVHLQYFIPKIFRNLFNVDGRGIAVEDIKVNLKKKKLTIKTVNYTLSPFVNSVEKCTYFQKDGYDNNTFYKQSTQINITGLGYMKNFIENTILNVIKEKSKQGIEIMDEVIKRTMNENAQINQNNLYGNTLNKMKSFK is encoded by the exons atgaaaaattttgaacAGGAACACATGTATCATTATGACTGGGGAACAGTTACA GCAGCTTATTGGAACAAATATCCTAACCTTGTTCAGAACCACATAAAATGCATTGATGTCATTGATAGAAAAATTGATATCGATAACCAAACGTTGAAATTAAAGAGAATAGTTCATCTTCAATATTTCATTCCCAAAATTTtta GAAATCTCTTTAATGTCGATGGTCGCGGAATAGCTGTTGAAGACATAAAagttaatttaaaaaaaaaaaaattaacaataaaaaCTGTCAATTATACTTTATCTCCCTTTGTTAATTCGGTCGAAAAATGCACATATTTCCAGAAAGACGGTTACG ATAATAACACCTTTTATAAGCAAAGTACCCAAATAAACATAACGGGATTGGgctatatgaaaaattttatagaaaat ACTATATTAAATGTCATAAAGGAAAAAAGTAAACAAGGTATTGAAATAATGGATGAAGTTATTAAAAGAACTATGAATGAAAATGCACAAATTAATCAAAACAACTTATATGGTAATACAttgaacaaaatgaaaagctttaaataa
- a CDS encoding DEAD box helicase, putative produces MKMVNAFRDEIKMIFPFAPYEAQLEFMKIMYEILKGSNININEKIKIVFDIIKKNENMIKDLKNTNKAILNIFNENPEIKTDELGFNKQDICTEQHIISEMKTGSGKSLTLLASIIYFLLKHRFDLFLIKENVELKKEEPEWIQENIINNIIQKYQNNINMEKTKNENNLKILNKYFTFTNDKIQFNDHVLLQKKKNQNDFSLQKGKDNDDVMPIWDDEDVDNDFALDEARKKQIFICSRTQSQLNQYFSELKKIEKKLNKENLSINMIIIGSRKHLCINEKIMRKCPNVNELNETCRSSKCKYKEGFTEMVLEKKQKKKKKKIFFESSSDSNSDSSKEENDEINNYILIKKLINTKNIDMNQIKEVCRHDKIEICPYYMCKENIQNADIILLPYICILNEQIRNNLKINIKNNIIIFDESQSIIENINNANSIGISKSQIIFTKLTLKKYIQKYENTLNNNNVVMIKQIIIYCDLLLKYFTSINEPVSNITRFMLLSKLDALNLNNISTFLNNSLFCRRFKVFAEININEYFKKTNTERPSIIAAHANSSSIYLLCEFTNKLIRSNKYDYVYVNQNDDSGLDNNADLEDDHRHDKQAGKQADKTNEIKNANNNSSTGTYNSTYPNKRHGHSTSNNAEAEKKRKIHETNTHQENNTNKEGEKREQECNNHFSELSEYIKYVLENNDITLKEKIEIISVSSCNNFQSITKDCNNVILIGGTLQPIEEFLLLFLNEKKNKIKLYSSDYIFKKENIFVRIMPTNILTFNSIDNTYKNRFDKAHLLNIALQIYILTLYVNYGNIVFFSSYTFLNEFTNFLYNEGKYILEKMQKKKFLFFEKKNDNNVLKNYMTNIVNIKNQDHQMRIKNGCILFCVMNAKLSEGINFYDDFCRNILIVGIPFFKHEKSSTTPVKPSINKNALVLNYYKEYSKDTSKKNNPNPQEVADAIPILSDFQINQMCKTYELKYAMKIVNQCIGRSMRHIDDFSSFFFLDQRFNNSEIYECFPTFVKTHLNSIKNVSYIDSENFQKEKQNFYEIYDDIKNHYKHIITNQQPIKDSQDCLKNFVTDLVHLKEFHKKMKYL; encoded by the exons ATGAAAATGGTCAACGCATTCAGGgatgaaattaaaatgatATTTCCCTTCGCTCCGTACGAg GCCCAATTGGAGTTTATGAAAATCATGTATGAAATCTTGAAGGGGtcaaatataaacattaatgaaaaaataaaaatagtttttgatattataaagaaaaatgaaaatatgataaaagatctgaaaaatacaaataaagcCATactaaacatatttaatgaaaatccTGAAATTAAAACAGATGAGTTAGGCTTTAATAAACAAGACATATGTACGGAGCAACATATCATTAGTGAAATGAAAACTGGATCTGGAAAATCGTTAACCTTACTAGCTTcgattatttattt CCTGTTGAAGCATCgatttgatttatttttgataaaggAAAATGTCGAACTTAAAAAAGAAG AACCCGAATGGATacaagaaaatattataaataatattatacaaaaatatcaaaacaatataaatatggaaaaaacaaaaaatgaaaataatttaaaaattttaaataaatatttcacatttactaatgataaaatacaGTTTAACGACCATGTCttgttacaaaaaaaaaaaaatcaaaacgATTTTTCATTACAAAAAGGGAAAGACAATGATGATGTGATGCCCATTTGGGACG ATGAAGATGTGGACAACGATTTCGCCCTCGATGAGGCACGTAAAAAACAG ATTTTCATATGCAGCCGTACACAGTCACAACTAAATCAGTACTTTTCggaactaaaaaaaatcgaaaaaaaattaaataaagaaaatttgtCGATAAATATGATCATTATTGGGAGTAGGAAGCACCTATGCATAAATGAG aaaattatGAGAAAGTGCCCAAATGTGAACGAACTAAATGAGACTTGTCGAAGTAGCAAGtgcaaatataaagaagGGTTTACTGAAATggttttagaaaaaaaacaaaaaaaaaaaaaaaaaaaaatattttttgaatcaTCTAGTGATAGTAATAGTGATAGTagtaaagaagaaaatgatgaaataaataactacattttaattaaaaaattaataaatacaaaaaatatagatatgaATCAAATTAAAGAAGTATGTAGACACGACAAAATTGAAATATGTCCTTACTATATGtgtaaagaaaatatacagAATGCcgatataattttgttaccttatatttgtatattaaatGAACAAATACGAAATAACTtaaagataaatataaaaaacaatatcataatttttgatGAATCTCAAAGtattatagaaaatataaataatgcaaaTTCGATTGGAATTAGCAAAAgtcaaattatttttacaaaattaacattaaaaaaatatattcaaaaatatgaaaatactttaaataataataatgttgtTATgattaaacaaattattatttattgtgatttattattaaaatattttacatctATAAATGAACCCGTTTCAAATATAACTAGATTCATGCTTCTTTCAAAATTAGATgcattaaatttaaataatatatcaacctttttaaataactCGCTTTTTTGTAGAAGATTTAAAGTTTTCGCAGAAATTAACATAAacgaatattttaaaaaaacaaatacagAAAGACCATCTATTATAGCTGCCCATGCAAATAGTTCatctatttatttattatgtgaATTTACAAATAAGTTGATCCGATCGAACAAGTATGATTATGTATACGTAAACCAAAACGATGATAGTGGACTAGACAATAATGCCGACTTGGAAGACGACCATCGACATGATAAGCAAGCTGGAAAACAAGCTgacaaaacaaatgaaataaaaaacgcAAACAATAATAGTAGCACAGGAACTTATAACTCTACCTATCCAAACAAGCGACATGGGCATAGCACATCTAACAATGCCGAGGCagaaaagaaaaggaaaatcCACGAAACAAACACACATCAAGAGAACAACACAAATAAAGAAGGCGAGAAAAGAGAACAAGAGTGTAACAACCATTTTAGTGAACTCTCAGagtatattaaatatgttttagaaaataatgatataacactgaaagaaaaaatagaaattaTAAGTGTTAGTTcatgtaataattttcaaagCATAACGAAAGATTGTAATAATGTTATATTGATTGGTGGTACTTTACAACCAATAGAAGAatttctattattatttttaaatgaaaaaaaaaataaaataaaattatattcttcagattatatatttaaaaaagaaaatatttttgtaagaATAATGcctacaaatatattaacattcAACAGTATTGATAAcacttataaaaatagatttGATAAAGCTcatcttttaaatatagcattacaaatatatatattaacattatATGTCAACTATGGTAatattgtctttttttcatcttaTACCTTTTTAAATGAGTTTacgaattttttatataatgaaggaaaatatattttagaaaaaatgcaaaaaaaaaaatttttatttttcgaaaaaaaaaatgataataatgtcttaaaaaattatatgacaaatattgttaatataaaaaaccaAGATCATCAAatgagaataaaaaatggatgtatattattttgtgttATGAATGCAAAACTTAGTGAAGGtatcaatttttatgatgACTTTTGTCGAAACATTTTAATCGTTGGTATTCCATTCTTTAAACATGAAAAAAGTAGCACTACACCAGTTAAGCCTtctataaacaaaaatgccCTAGtcttaaattattataaagaaTACTCAAAGGAcacatcaaaaaaaaataatcctAACCCTCAGGAAGTTGCAGATGCTATCCCAATTCTGTCAG ATTTTCAGATAAACCAAATGTGCAAGACGTACGAATTAAAGTATGCCATGAAAATAGTCAACCAGTGTATAGGACGAAGTATGAGACATATCGATGACTtttcttcgttttttttcctcGACCAACGATTTAACAATTcagaaatatatgaatgctTCCCAACATTTGTAAAGACCCATttaaatagtataaaaaacgtatcatatattgatagtgaaaattttcaaaaagaaaaacaaaacttttatgaaatatatgatgaTATCAAAAATCACTACAAACACATTATAACAAATCAACAACCAATAAAAGATTCTCAAgattgtttaaaaaattttgtaacTGATTTAGTGCATTTAAAAgaatttcataaaaaaatgaaatatttataa
- a CDS encoding SNARE protein, putative: MNGLPGALPSNESTNRIAIYGILIYKYNSSQPIFLSASVDLSSFPFFHRSSLKEHIFFHSRLVCSRTQKGNREVIELESGIGHLHIYTNKETDISVLVLTTKSYPMRIAFGLIDNAQRLFQQNCRGRYEHVISDLSEGALFTSELNELLKKYQNPSEADRLSRVQKDLDEVRDVMLKNIEDLLQRGEKLDDLMKKSQDLSNSSYQFYRQAKKNNQCCKLY; this comes from the exons atgaatGGCTTACCCGGGGCTCTTCCAAGCAATGAAAGCACAAATAGGATTGCAATTTATggaatattaatatataaatataattcctCACAAcctatttttttgtctgCTAGTGTGgatttatcatcatttccATTCTTTCATCGATCTTCTCTAAAagaacatatattttttcattcacGATTAGTATGTAGTAGAACACAAAAAGGGAACAGAGAAGTTATTGAATTAGAATCGGGTATTGGtcatttacatatttatacaaataaagaaaCTGATATAAGTGTTTTAGTATTGACTACTAAATCATATCCTATGCGAATTGCTTTTGGATTAATAGATAATGCTCAAAGATTATTTCAACAAAACTGCAGAGGACGATATGAACATGTTATTTCAGATTTAAGTGAAGGTGCATTATTTACAAGTGAACTAAATgaattgttaaaaaaatatcaaaaccCTTCCGAAGCGGATAGACTTTCAAGAGTACAAAAAGATCTTGATGAAGTTAGAGATGTTAtgcttaaaaatattgaggATCTTTTACAAAGGGGTGAAAAACTTGATGATCTAATGAAAAAGAGTCAAGACCTTTCTAATTCATCCTACCAGTTCTATAG GCAAGCCAAGAAAAACAATCAATGCTGCAAACTGTATTGA
- a CDS encoding dihydrofolate synthase/folylpolyglutamate synthase, putative: protein MAGEIKTYNECLKQLYKTHSIKLGLGCTKKLSELFDNPHNNYKTIHVAGTNGKGSVCHKIYLALKLKNYKVGIFSSPHIFSLRERIIVNGEPISENDLIALVNEVFKKAKKINASPTFFEIITLVAFIYFSNQNVDYAVIETGLGGRLDATNILENPELVIITSIGYDHLNILGNDLNQICNEKIGIFKKDAQVIIGPSVSIYKTVFEKAKELNCNMHIVPPEPRGETYNEENTRIAIESLKKLNINVDSVLKSIIPIKPPLRIQYLADEQMEHIKKKYTQMEMVENNTISSYPSAVIMDVGHNETAIDRLCQDINCFHKGKIIRVCISLTKPRNLNIFQPFIAQFPDVLKDVFYLPSINERTYDFNEIVEMINEDGYINSELKKHVLNSSEKVNQWLIAEKGKNRNITGKNKLYKRGTIPLIVRNAFLECCKDNSVLVICGTFFIFDEVLKSFDIHSDMQDTIFMNEPSVV from the exons ATGGCAGgcgaaataaaaacatacaaTGAATGCTTGaaacaattatataaaacacaCTCCATCAAACTGGGGCTTGGATGTACAAAAAAACTAAGCGAATTGTTTGATAATCctcataataattataaaactaTCCATGTAGCTGGCACAAATGGGAAAGGGTCAGTATgtcataaaatttatttagcactcaaattaaaaaattataaagtaggaatattttcttcccctcatatattttccttAAGAGAAAGAATAATTGTAAATGGGGAACCAATAAGTGAAAATGATTTAATCGCTTTAGTTAATGaagtatttaaaaaagcaaagaaaataaatgcaagtccaacattttttgaaattataACTCTCGTtgcttttatatatttttcgaaTCAAAATGTAGATTATGCAGTTATTGAAACTGGATTAGGAGGAAGATTGGATGCAACTAACATTTTGGAAAATCCAGAATTAGTTATAATTACATCAATTGGTTATGaccatttaaatatattaggaAATGATTTGAATCAAATatgtaatgaaaaaattggaaTATTTAAGAAGGATGCTCAAGTTATAATAGGCCCATCCgtttctatatataaaaccgtttttgaaaaagcaaaagaattaaattgcaatatgcatattgtTCCCCCAGAACCTAGAGGAGAAACatataatgaagaaaatacgAGAATAGCTATAGaatctttaaaaaaattaaatataaatgtagaTAGCGTTTTAAAATCGATCATTCCAATCAAACCTCCATTAAGAATACAATATTTAGCTGATGAGCAAATggaacatataaaaaaaaagtatacaCAAATGGAAATGGTAGAAAATAATACCATTTCATCTTATCCTAGTGCCGTTATAATGGATGTTGGTCATAATGAAACTGCTATTGATAGACTATGTCAAGATATTAACTGTTTCCATAAAggcaaaataataagagtATGTATATCTCTAACTAAACCTAggaatttaaatatattccaACCATTCATTGCACAATTTCCTGACGTCTTAAag gATGTTTTTTACTTGCCGTCAATCAATGAGCGGACATACGACTTTAATGAAATTGTGGAAATGATAAATGAGGATGGATACATAAATagtgaattaaaaaagcatGTATTAAATAGTTCAGAAAAAGTTAACCAATGGTTAATAGCCgaaaagggaaaaaatagaaatataaccggcaaaaataaattatataaaagag gtACAATTCCTCTTATTGTAAGAAATGCATTTTTGGAGTGTTGCAAAGACAATTCCGTTTTGGTCATATGTGgtaccttttttattttcgatGAAGTTTTAAAATCTTTTGATATACACTCAG aTATGCAggatacaatttttatgaacgAGCCATCAGTAGTATAG
- a CDS encoding L-lactate dehydrogenase, putative, whose translation MAPKAKIVLVGSGMIGGVMATLIVQKNLGDVVMFDIVKDMPHGKALDTSHTNVMAYSNCQVSGSNTYDDLKGADVVIVTAGFTKAPGKSDKEWNRDDLLPLNNKIMIEIGGHIKKHCPHAFIIVVTNPVDVMVQLLHQHSGVPKNKIVGLGGVLDTSRLKYYISQKLNVCPRDVNAHIVGAHGNKMVLLKRYITVGGIPIQEFINNKKISDQDLEAIFDRTINTALEIVNLHASPYVAPAAAIIEMAESYIRDLRKVLICSTLLEGQYGHKDIFAGTPLVIGGNGVEQVIELQLNADEKKKFDEAVAETSRMKALV comes from the coding sequence atggcaCCAAAAGCAAAAATAGTACTTGTCGGATCTGGTATGATTGGAGGTGTTATGGCCACCTTAATCGTTCAGAAGAATTTAGGAGATGTTGTTATGTTTGATATTGTAAAAGATATGCCTCATGGAAAGGCTTTAGATACATCCCACACAAATGTAATGGCATACTCAAATTGCCAAGTATCTGGATCAAACACTTATGATGATCTTAAAGGTGCAGATGTTGTAATTGTTACAGCAGGATTTACAAAAGCCCCAGGAAAAAGTGACAAAGAATGGAACAGAGATGATTTATTACCActcaataataaaattatgattgAAATTGGTGGTCATATTAAAAAGCACTGTCCCCatgcatttattattgtagTAACAAACCCAGTTGATGTTATGGTTCAATTATTACATCAACATTCTGGTGTCccaaaaaacaaaattgttGGATTAGGTGGTGTTTTAGATACATCAAGACTTAAATATTACATCTctcaaaaattaaatgtatGCCCAAGAGATGTAAATGCTCATATTGTTGGTGCTcatggaaataaaatggttttattaaaaagatatataacTGTTGGTGGTATCCCAATTCAAGAATTTATtaacaacaaaaaaatatctgATCAAGATCTTGAAGCTATATTTGATAGAACTATTAATACCGCTTTAGAAATTGTTAATTTACATGCATCTCCATATGTTGCACCAGCTGCTGCTATTATTGAAATGGCTGAATCATACATTAGAGATTTAAGAAAAGTTTTAATCTGCTCTACCTTATTAGAAGGTCAATATGGCCACAAAGATATTTTCGCTGGTACCCCTCTTGTTATTGGTGGTAATGGTGTAGAACAAGTAATTGAATTACAATTAAATGCAGAtgagaaaaagaaattcgATGAAGCCGTTGCAGAAACAAGCAGAATGAAGGCTCTTGTTTAA
- a CDS encoding U6 snRNA-associated Sm-like protein LSm6, putative, whose translation MSSNSPKYFVQSLKGKTVIVRLNNGSDYKGILACLDERMNVTLEQTEEYFDGELIEKYNDAFIRGNNVFYIRAIDDE comes from the coding sequence atgaGTTCCAATTCTCCGAAATACTTCGTTCAAAGCTTAAAAGGAAAAACTGTAATAGTAAGACTAAATAATGGATCAGATTATAAAGGCATATTAGCATGCTTAGATGAACGTATGAATGTTACGTTAGAGCAAACTGAAGAATATTTTGATGGCGAACTAatcgaaaaatataacgACGCTTTTATTAGAGgaaataatgttttttatataagaGCAATTGATGATGAATAA
- a CDS encoding phosphoribosylpyrophosphate synthetase, putative: MNYSAFKGYAANWINRKRILTKNGNGSRIALIASSGLGMYILSNEENRKELRSHCNNVKKCIDNMIYQYNNKNKIFFENLVLCDNNNSNKGFRNPLWRSEEKRPIDKMENAIIFSGSSNPLLSKKITDHLSTTLGKVNLKRFADGEVSMQFLDSIRGKDVYIIQPTCPPVNENLIELLLMISTCRRASAKKITAVIPYYGYARQDRKLSSRVPISAADVARMIEAMGVDRVVAIDLHSGQIQGFFGPRVPVDNLEAQLIGLDYFTKKNLYKPVIVSPDAGGVYRARKFQDGLNYRGISDCGIAMLIKQRSKPNEIEKMDLVGKVYDSDVIIVDDMIDTSGTLCEAAKQLKKHGARRVFAFATHGLFSGPAIDRIENSPLEEVVVTDTVKSNKNIDNCKKITKLSVSVLVADAIRRIQQKESLNDLFSMKG; the protein is encoded by the coding sequence atgaattattcCGCGTTTAAAGGATATGCAGCTAACTGGATAAATAGAAAGAGGATTTTgacaaaaaatggaaatggATCTAGAATCGCATTAATAGCAAGTAGTGGACTTGGCATGTACATTTTGtcaaatgaagaaaatagaAAAGAATTAAGGTCACATTgtaataatgtaaaaaaatgtatagataatatgatttatcaatataataataagaataaaatattttttgaaaatctAGTTCTttgtgataataataattcaaacAAAGGTTTTCGGAACCCATTATGGAGATCAGAAGAAAAAAGACCAATtgataaaatggaaaatgcGATCATATTTAGTGGGTCGTCTAATCCATTattaagtaaaaaaataacagaTCATTTAAGTACTACTTTAGGTAAagttaatttaaaaagatTTGCAGATGGAGAAGTATCAATGCAATTTCTAGACAGTATTCGAGGAAAagatgtatatattatacaacCTACATGCCCACCAGTTAATGAAAATCttattgaattattattaatgatTTCTACATGTCGAAGAGCATcagctaaaaaaataacagcTGTTATACCATATTATGGTTATGCACGTCAAGATAGAAAATTAAGTTCAAGAGTGCCTATATCTGCTGCTGATGTTGCAAGAATGATAGAAGCTATGGGTGTTGATCGAGTTGTAGCTATAGATTTACATTCAGGTCAAATTCAAGGTTTCTTTGGTCCAAGAGTTCCAGTTGATAATTTAGAAGCACAATTAATAGGTTTAgattattttacaaaaaaaaatttatataaacctGTTATTGTTTCTCCAGATGCAGGTGGAGTATATAGAGCACGAAAATTCCAAGATGGTTTAAATTATCGAGGAATAAGTGATTGTGGAATTGCTATGCTTATCAAACAACGTAGCAAACCAAATGAAATCGAAAAAATGGACTTAGTAGGAAAGGTATATGATTCAGATGTCATTATTGTTGATGATATGATTGACACATCTGGTACATTATGTGAAGCAGcaaaacaattaaaaaaacatggaGCTAGAAGAGTATTTGCATTTGCTACACACGGTCTATTTTCAGGACCCGCTATTGATCGAATCGAAAATTCACCATTAGAAGAAGTAGTTGTTACAGATACTGTTAAAtcgaataaaaatattgataactgtaaaaaaattaccaAATTAAGTGTTTCAGTTTTAGTTGCAGATGCTATTAGAAGAATACAACAGAAGGAATCACTTAACGACTTGTTTAGTATGAAAGGATAA
- a CDS encoding lactate dehydrogenase, putative, translating into MISVKHPKISILGASDIGCTLAHMICEKNLGDVVLHDFRKDLSKGRALDILHTRPINRSKINILGTSDITDIKDSLVVVVTIEVSEREFAEFDEEDIEKQVYTSNVKLLKDVSKAIKKHCPHAFVVVTTNPVDCMAKVLQDYASIPSHKICGMAGVLHSARLRHNLAEKLRVNPGDVQGFVIGAHGDKMVPLPRYCCVNGIPLCDFTKKGAITEKEISKIVEKTKNTSIELLDLIPEGSVCFAPSLAIVEIVEAYLKDLKRVLVCSIHLNGQYGHKGVFAGVPVVIGGKGIEKIIELDLNAQEKELFDDSLKHISYLFDNYKHESTVEEEPKPQ; encoded by the exons ATGATTTCTGTTAAACATCCTAAAATTAGCATCTTAGGTGCTAGTGACATTGGATGCACATTGGCCCATATGatatgtgaaaaaaatttgggCGATGTGGTTTTACACGATTTTAGAAAAG ATTTATCAAAAGGACGAGCCCTGGACATTTTACACACAAGGCCTATAAATAggtcaaaaataaatatattaggaACAAGTGATATTACCGATATTAAAGATTCATTGGTTGTAGTAGTAACGATAGAAGTATCTGAACGAGAGTTCGCGGAGTTTGATGAAGAAGATATAGAAAAACAAGTATATACTTCCAATGTAAAATTATTGAAAGATGTTTCAAAAGCAATTAAAAAGCATTGCCCTCATGCATTTGTAGTAGTTACTACTAACCCAGTTGATTGTATGGCTAAAGTTTTACAAGATTATGCAAGTATACCCTctcataaaatatgtggTATGGCTGGGGTATTACATAGTGCAAGACTAAGACACAATTTGGCAGAAAAATTAAGA GTAAATCCTGGTGATGTTCAAGGATTTGTAATTGGAGCACATGGAGATAAAATGGTGCCATTGCCACGATATTGTTGTGTTAATGGAATTCCATTATGtgattttacaaaaaaggGGGCAATTAccgaaaaagaaataagtAAGATTGTTGAGAAGACAAAAAACACAAGTATAGAACTATTAGATTTAATACCTGAAGGATCAGTATGTTTTGCTCCTTCTTTAGCTATTGTTGAAATTGTTGAAGCCTATTTAAAAGATTTAAAAAGAGTTCTTGTATGTTCAATTCACCTTAATGGCCAATATGGTCACAAGGGCGTTTTCGCAGGGGTCCCTGTTGTCATTGGAGGAAAGggaattgaaaaaattatagaacTTGATTTAAATGCACAAGAAAAGGAACTTTTTGATGATTcattaaaacatattagCTATCTATTTGATAATTATAAGCATGAATCCACTGTAGAGGAAGAACCGAAGCCACAATAA